The following are encoded together in the Streptomyces sp. NBC_01465 genome:
- a CDS encoding PhoH family protein produces the protein MTQTPTQPQASAQISIPAAHPMVLLLGSGDSLLRVIEKAFPAADIHVRGNRISATGEPADIAVIQRLFDEMMLVLRTGAPMTEDAVERSIAMLRANGNGGGSAETPAEVLTHPILTSRGRTIRPKTLNQKRYVDAIDQNTIVFGIGPAGTGKTYLAMAKAVQALQAKQVDRIILTRPAVEAGERLGFLPGTLTEKIDPYLRPLYDALHDMLDPDTIPRLMEAGTIEVAPLAFMRGRSLNKSFIILDEAQNTSAEQMKMFLTRLGFDSKMVVTGDATQVDLPGGTTSGLRQVQKILDGIEDVHFSRLTSNDVVRHKLVGRIVDAYEKYDSSSETGK, from the coding sequence ATGACCCAGACACCCACACAGCCGCAGGCAAGCGCCCAGATCAGCATCCCGGCCGCGCACCCCATGGTGCTGCTCCTGGGATCCGGCGACTCGCTGCTGCGCGTGATCGAGAAGGCCTTCCCGGCGGCCGACATCCATGTCCGGGGCAATCGGATCAGCGCCACGGGGGAACCGGCCGACATCGCCGTCATCCAGCGACTGTTCGACGAGATGATGCTGGTGCTCCGTACGGGTGCGCCGATGACGGAGGACGCAGTGGAACGCTCGATCGCGATGCTGAGGGCGAACGGCAACGGCGGGGGGTCGGCGGAGACGCCGGCCGAGGTGCTCACGCACCCCATCCTCACCTCGCGCGGCCGCACCATCCGCCCCAAGACGCTCAACCAGAAGCGGTACGTCGACGCGATCGACCAGAACACGATCGTGTTCGGGATCGGCCCGGCCGGTACCGGCAAGACGTACCTCGCCATGGCCAAGGCGGTCCAGGCGCTGCAGGCCAAGCAGGTCGACCGGATCATCCTCACCCGCCCCGCCGTCGAGGCGGGCGAGCGCCTCGGCTTCCTGCCGGGCACGCTCACGGAGAAGATCGACCCGTATCTGCGGCCGCTCTACGACGCCCTGCACGACATGCTCGACCCGGACACCATCCCGCGTCTCATGGAGGCGGGCACGATCGAGGTCGCACCGCTCGCCTTCATGCGCGGCCGCAGCCTCAACAAGTCGTTCATCATCCTCGACGAGGCGCAGAACACCAGCGCCGAGCAGATGAAGATGTTCCTGACGCGGCTCGGCTTCGACTCGAAGATGGTCGTCACCGGTGACGCCACCCAGGTCGACCTGCCCGGCGGCACGACCAGCGGCCTGCGCCAGGTGCAGAAGATCCTCGACGGCATCGAGGACGTGCACTTCTCGCGGCTCACGAGCAACGATGTCGTCCGGCACAAGCTCGTCGGCCGTATCGTCGACGCGTACGAGAAGTACGACAGCTCCAGCGAAACCGGGAAGTAG
- a CDS encoding adenosine deaminase: MPNPAPLPKAELHLHIEGTLEPELAFALAARNGVELPYATADELRRAYAFDDLQSFLDLYYALMAVLRTEQDFEELADAYLARAAAQGVRHAEIFFDPQAHTARGVEIGTVVEGLSRALDRSQERHGVSTRLILCFLRDQPVESAMETLHSAVPYLDKIVAVGLDSAEVGNPASKFADVYDEASALGLRRVAHAGEEGDPSYIWEALDVLGVERIDHGLRCMEDPELIERLVLGRIPLTLCPLSNVRLRTIDVLEEHPLPKMIEAGLMCTLNSDDPAYFGGYAGDTFDAVRTALDVGDEQLRELARNSFLASFLDDDEELRARYLAEVEAYDFG, from the coding sequence ATGCCGAACCCCGCACCCCTCCCCAAGGCCGAACTGCACCTGCACATCGAGGGCACCCTGGAGCCCGAGCTGGCCTTCGCGCTCGCCGCACGCAATGGCGTCGAGCTGCCGTACGCGACCGCCGACGAGCTGCGGCGCGCGTACGCCTTCGACGACCTCCAGTCGTTCCTGGATCTGTACTACGCGCTGATGGCCGTGCTGCGGACCGAGCAGGACTTCGAGGAGCTCGCCGACGCCTATCTCGCCCGGGCCGCCGCCCAGGGCGTCCGCCACGCGGAGATCTTCTTCGACCCGCAGGCGCACACCGCGCGCGGAGTCGAGATCGGTACGGTCGTCGAGGGTCTCTCGCGGGCGCTTGACCGCAGCCAGGAGCGGCACGGGGTCTCGACCCGGCTCATCCTCTGCTTCCTGCGCGACCAGCCGGTCGAGTCCGCGATGGAGACGCTGCACTCGGCCGTCCCGTACCTGGACAAGATCGTCGCGGTCGGGCTGGACTCGGCGGAGGTCGGCAACCCGGCGTCGAAGTTCGCCGACGTGTACGACGAGGCGTCCGCGCTCGGGCTGCGGCGCGTCGCGCACGCGGGCGAGGAGGGCGACCCGTCGTACATCTGGGAGGCCCTCGATGTCCTCGGCGTCGAGCGCATCGACCACGGGTTGCGCTGCATGGAGGACCCGGAGCTCATCGAGCGGCTGGTGCTCGGGCGGATTCCGCTGACGCTGTGCCCGCTGTCCAACGTACGGCTGCGGACCATCGACGTCCTGGAGGAGCACCCGCTGCCCAAGATGATCGAAGCCGGGCTGATGTGCACCCTCAACTCGGACGACCCCGCGTACTTCGGGGGCTACGCGGGCGACACCTTCGACGCGGTGCGCACCGCGCTCGACGTCGGCGACGAGCAGCTGCGCGAGCTGGCCAGGAACTCCTTCCTGGCCAGCTTCCTGGACGACGACGAAGAGCTGCGGGCGCGCTACTTGGCCGAGGTCGAGGCGTACGACTTCGGCTGA
- a CDS encoding glucarate dehydratase family protein encodes MTAADLTITEVRLTPVLISDPPLLNVQGVHQPYTPRLVIEVVTADGITGIGETYGDSKYLELARPYADLLVGHSIADLNGLNTLAEQVGVDEARVDNAVDVGGLRGVQTADKLRLSIISGFEVACLDALGKAYGVPVHELLGGKIRDTVEYSAYLFYRWAEHPGGAGEADTWGEAVDPAGIVAQARRFVDDYGFTSFKLKGGVFPPDQEIAAVKALAEAFPGHPLRLDPNGGWTPETSLEVAAELADVLEYLEDPAPGTPNMAKVSAGTDVPLATNMCVTTIPEIREAFLTDAVQVVLSDHHYWGGLRATRELAAICRTFGVGLSMHSNTHMGISLAAMTHVAATVPNLDYACDSHYPWQTDDVITTRHEFTEGRLTVSDVPGLGIELDRDTLARLHQRWLDDDGTMRDRDDAAAMRKAKGYEDWETPALPRW; translated from the coding sequence ATGACCGCCGCCGACCTGACCATCACCGAGGTCCGTCTCACCCCCGTCCTGATCTCCGACCCGCCGCTGCTCAACGTCCAGGGCGTGCACCAGCCGTACACCCCGCGGCTGGTCATCGAGGTCGTCACGGCGGACGGGATCACCGGGATCGGCGAGACGTACGGGGACTCCAAGTACCTGGAGCTGGCGCGCCCGTACGCGGACCTCCTCGTCGGCCACTCGATCGCCGACCTCAACGGGCTCAACACCCTTGCCGAGCAGGTCGGAGTGGACGAGGCACGCGTCGACAACGCGGTCGACGTCGGCGGCCTGCGCGGCGTCCAGACCGCCGACAAGCTGCGGCTTTCCATCATCTCGGGCTTCGAGGTCGCCTGCCTGGACGCGCTCGGCAAGGCGTACGGGGTGCCCGTGCACGAGCTGCTCGGCGGCAAGATCCGCGACACCGTCGAGTACAGCGCGTATCTCTTCTACCGCTGGGCCGAGCACCCGGGCGGCGCGGGCGAGGCCGACACCTGGGGCGAGGCGGTCGACCCGGCGGGCATCGTCGCCCAGGCCCGCCGCTTCGTCGACGACTACGGCTTCACCTCCTTCAAGCTCAAGGGCGGCGTTTTCCCGCCCGACCAGGAGATCGCCGCGGTCAAGGCGCTCGCCGAGGCGTTCCCCGGCCACCCCCTGCGCCTCGACCCCAACGGCGGCTGGACGCCGGAGACCTCCCTTGAGGTCGCGGCCGAGCTCGCGGACGTACTCGAATACCTGGAGGACCCCGCCCCCGGCACCCCGAACATGGCCAAGGTGTCGGCCGGCACGGACGTCCCCCTCGCCACCAACATGTGCGTGACGACGATCCCCGAGATCCGCGAGGCGTTCCTCACCGACGCCGTCCAGGTCGTCCTCTCCGACCACCACTACTGGGGCGGACTGCGCGCGACGCGCGAACTGGCCGCGATCTGCCGCACCTTCGGCGTCGGCCTGTCCATGCACTCCAACACCCACATGGGCATCAGCCTCGCCGCGATGACCCACGTCGCGGCGACCGTCCCCAACCTCGACTACGCCTGCGACAGCCACTACCCGTGGCAGACGGACGACGTCATCACGACCCGCCACGAGTTCACCGAGGGCCGCCTCACGGTCTCCGACGTCCCGGGCCTCGGCATCGAACTCGACCGCGACACCCTCGCCCGTCTCCACCAGCGCTGGCTGGACGACGACGGCACGATGCGCGACCGCGACGACGCGGCCGCCATGCGCAAGGCGAAGGGCTACGAGGACTGGGAGACCCCGGCGCTGCCCCGCTGGTAA
- a CDS encoding 5-dehydro-4-deoxyglucarate dehydratase translates to MRGQHLHTETETVERLREGMGRGVLSFPLTSFGAGGELDLDGYRAYLERQLAAGPGAVFPACGTGEFFSLDEDEYRAVVTATVEVTDGRVPVVAGIGYGWAQAARFARIAEEAGADAALVLPHYLVSAPQDGLVAQLEQIAARTRLPLIAYQRGQVSFTADSLRCIAAIPGVVGLKDGHSDLDRLQRLTLAAPEGFLFFNGASTAEIQARAYATVGIPAYSSAVHAFAPEIAGAFFAALRDGDNARVDELLRGFYVPLVELRDRVPGYAVSLVKAAARLRGERVGRVRAPLTDPGADDLAVLEKLLATGLDLVGAAV, encoded by the coding sequence ATGCGTGGACAGCATCTACATACGGAGACAGAGACGGTGGAGCGGCTGCGGGAGGGGATGGGACGCGGGGTCCTCTCCTTCCCGCTCACCAGCTTCGGCGCGGGCGGCGAGCTCGACCTGGACGGATACCGGGCCTACCTGGAGCGCCAGTTGGCGGCGGGGCCCGGCGCCGTCTTCCCCGCCTGCGGCACCGGCGAGTTCTTCTCGCTCGACGAGGACGAGTACCGCGCGGTCGTCACCGCCACCGTCGAGGTCACCGACGGGCGCGTCCCCGTCGTCGCGGGCATCGGCTACGGCTGGGCGCAGGCCGCCCGGTTCGCCCGTATCGCCGAGGAGGCCGGGGCCGACGCCGCCCTCGTCCTGCCGCACTACCTCGTCTCCGCCCCGCAGGACGGCCTCGTCGCGCAGCTGGAACAGATCGCCGCCCGCACCCGGCTGCCCCTCATCGCGTACCAGCGCGGACAGGTCTCCTTCACCGCCGACAGCCTCCGCTGCATCGCCGCGATCCCCGGCGTCGTCGGCCTCAAGGACGGGCACAGCGACCTCGACCGGCTGCAGCGGCTCACCCTCGCCGCCCCCGAGGGCTTCCTGTTCTTCAACGGGGCGTCCACCGCCGAGATCCAGGCCCGCGCCTACGCCACCGTCGGCATCCCCGCCTACTCCTCCGCCGTCCACGCCTTCGCCCCCGAGATCGCCGGCGCCTTCTTCGCCGCCCTGCGCGACGGCGACAACGCGCGCGTGGATGAGCTCCTCCGCGGCTTCTACGTCCCCCTCGTCGAGCTCCGCGACCGCGTCCCCGGATACGCCGTGTCCCTGGTCAAGGCCGCCGCCCGCCTGCGCGGCGAGCGCGTCGGGCGGGTCCGCGCACCGCTCACCGACCCCGGCGCCGACGACCTCGCCGTACTTGAGAAGCTGCTCGCCACCGGACTCGACCTCGTAGGAGCCGCCGTATGA
- a CDS encoding MFS transporter has product MPPRPRAAATPVWPLVALFTAGYLAAYLLPTTVARLGTSLQLGAAQAGLMGSSLLLASATAGFVLASRVERIGPHRLARTGLLLMFVGYGTAAATATTPLVLLGAVVGGFGSGTATTVAASSIAAQRDPHRASALGLLSVSATAGALYLTIPHLGGGHRTPLLALAALAVCAWPAAGRIPAAPATHTSQTPRTPLPYLRAGLVLAGAIALWSLAQNSLWGVSSRIGLDQAGLSEVTVGAVFAAGLGAGLLGVTAATALGARLGRALPIGAGTAVIAVCIATAASADGLTSFATGEIAWNAIYPVVLSYLIGLAASLDPRGRWAVLVGSASSLGTACGPVTGSTLAAHTGFPAMGQILCVLLLLLAVPMTAVALHTAGRPLVPGAVRRRGGAPAALLSATAGATPGTVPQLGAPEQPVAEIEVAALPPRPLRIRTTTKRTQPKSYASTSAK; this is encoded by the coding sequence GTGCCTCCGCGCCCGCGCGCAGCCGCCACCCCCGTATGGCCGCTCGTCGCTCTCTTCACCGCCGGCTACCTCGCCGCGTACCTCCTCCCCACGACCGTGGCCCGCCTCGGCACGTCACTCCAACTCGGCGCCGCCCAGGCCGGATTGATGGGCAGCTCCCTCCTGCTCGCCTCCGCGACCGCCGGCTTCGTGCTCGCCTCCCGCGTGGAGCGCATCGGCCCCCACCGCCTGGCCCGCACCGGCCTGCTCCTGATGTTCGTCGGGTACGGAACCGCCGCGGCCACCGCCACCACCCCGCTCGTCCTGCTCGGCGCGGTCGTCGGCGGTTTCGGCTCCGGTACGGCAACGACCGTCGCCGCCTCCTCCATCGCCGCCCAGCGCGACCCCCACCGCGCCTCCGCCCTCGGCTTGCTCTCCGTCTCGGCCACCGCAGGCGCCCTCTACCTGACGATCCCCCACCTCGGCGGCGGCCACCGCACCCCGCTCCTCGCCCTGGCCGCGCTCGCGGTCTGCGCCTGGCCCGCGGCAGGCCGCATCCCCGCAGCGCCCGCCACCCACACGAGCCAGACCCCCCGCACCCCGCTCCCCTACCTCCGCGCCGGACTGGTCCTCGCCGGCGCCATCGCGCTCTGGTCGCTCGCCCAGAACTCCCTCTGGGGCGTCAGCAGCCGCATCGGTCTCGACCAGGCGGGCCTCTCCGAGGTCACCGTCGGCGCCGTCTTCGCAGCCGGCCTCGGCGCGGGCCTCCTCGGGGTGACGGCCGCGACCGCGCTCGGCGCGCGCCTCGGCCGCGCGCTCCCGATCGGCGCGGGCACGGCCGTCATCGCCGTGTGCATCGCGACGGCCGCCTCCGCCGACGGCCTGACGTCCTTCGCGACGGGCGAGATCGCCTGGAACGCGATCTACCCGGTGGTCCTCTCGTACCTCATCGGACTGGCCGCATCCCTGGACCCGCGCGGCCGTTGGGCGGTCCTCGTCGGCTCCGCGTCCTCGCTCGGCACGGCGTGCGGCCCGGTCACGGGGTCGACGCTCGCCGCGCACACGGGTTTCCCCGCGATGGGCCAGATCCTCTGCGTACTGCTCCTGCTCCTCGCCGTCCCCATGACGGCGGTCGCCCTGCACACCGCGGGCCGCCCGCTGGTCCCCGGCGCGGTGCGACGCAGGGGCGGTGCCCCGGCGGCGCTGCTCTCGGCGACCGCGGGCGCGACGCCCGGTACGGTCCCGCAGTTGGGCGCCCCCGAGCAGCCGGTGGCCGAGATCGAGGTCGCCGCACTGCCGCCCCGGCCGCTCAGGATCCGTACGACAACCAAGCGGACTCAGCCGAAGTCGTACGCCTCGACCTCGGCCAAGTAG
- a CDS encoding hemolysin family protein: MTAQLIVGAVALVVVAWLAACAETGIARTSSFRAAEAARSGRRGSAKLAQIAEDPTRYLNVALLVRVACEMAAGALVTYVCLREFTVTWQALAIAIGVMVLVSYVAVGVSPRTIGRQHPLNTATAAAYVLLPLARIMGPIPQLLILIGNALTPGKGFRKGPFASEAELRAMVDLAEAESLIEDDERRMVHSVFELGDTLVREVMVPRTDLVCIERHKTVRQALTLALRSGFSRIPVTGENEDDIVGIVYLKDLARKTHINREAEADLVSTAMRPATFVPDTKNADDLLREMQLERNHVAVVIDEYGGTAGIVTIEDILEEIVGEITDEYDQEAAQVEELGEDRFRVTARLDIDDLGELYGIDEYDDEDVETVGGLLAKALGRVPIAGATALVDLPDGRRLRLTAESPAGRRNKIVTVLAEPVRPVEPAEGD, encoded by the coding sequence ATGACCGCACAGCTGATCGTCGGCGCCGTCGCACTGGTCGTCGTCGCCTGGCTCGCGGCCTGCGCGGAGACGGGCATCGCCCGCACCTCCAGCTTCCGGGCCGCCGAGGCCGCGCGCTCCGGGCGGCGCGGCAGCGCGAAGCTCGCCCAGATCGCCGAGGACCCGACCCGCTATCTCAATGTGGCGCTGCTGGTGCGCGTCGCCTGCGAGATGGCGGCGGGCGCCCTCGTCACGTACGTCTGCCTGCGCGAATTCACCGTCACCTGGCAGGCCCTCGCCATCGCCATCGGGGTGATGGTCCTCGTGAGTTACGTCGCGGTGGGCGTCTCCCCGCGCACCATCGGACGCCAGCACCCGCTCAACACCGCCACCGCGGCCGCGTACGTCCTGCTGCCGCTCGCCCGCATCATGGGGCCGATCCCGCAGCTGCTGATCCTCATCGGCAACGCGCTCACCCCCGGAAAGGGCTTCCGCAAGGGGCCGTTCGCCTCCGAGGCCGAGCTGCGCGCCATGGTCGACCTGGCCGAGGCGGAGTCGCTGATCGAGGACGACGAGCGCCGCATGGTGCACTCCGTCTTCGAGCTCGGCGACACCCTGGTGCGCGAAGTCATGGTCCCGCGCACCGACTTGGTCTGCATCGAGCGGCACAAGACCGTACGCCAGGCACTCACCCTCGCCCTGCGCTCCGGTTTCTCCCGGATCCCGGTGACCGGTGAGAACGAGGACGACATCGTCGGGATCGTCTATCTGAAGGACCTGGCCCGCAAGACCCACATCAACCGCGAGGCCGAGGCCGACCTGGTCTCGACCGCGATGCGGCCCGCGACCTTCGTGCCCGACACCAAGAACGCGGACGATCTGCTGCGCGAGATGCAGCTGGAGCGCAACCACGTCGCCGTCGTCATCGACGAGTACGGCGGCACGGCCGGCATCGTCACCATCGAGGACATCCTGGAGGAGATCGTCGGCGAGATCACCGACGAGTACGACCAGGAGGCCGCGCAGGTCGAGGAGCTCGGCGAAGACCGGTTCCGGGTCACCGCGCGTCTGGACATCGACGACCTCGGTGAGCTGTACGGCATCGACGAGTACGACGACGAGGACGTGGAGACCGTCGGCGGCCTCCTCGCGAAGGCACTCGGCCGGGTCCCCATCGCGGGCGCCACGGCGCTGGTCGACCTCCCGGACGGTCGGCGGCTGCGGCTCA
- the ybeY gene encoding rRNA maturation RNase YbeY, which produces MSIDVNNESGTEVDEQAILDIARYALARMRIHPLSELSVIVVDADAMEQLHIQWMDLPGPTDVMSFPMDELRPPAKDDEEPPQGLLGDIVLCPEVAEQQGKDAPTEHTMDEELQLLTVHGVLHLLGYDHEEPDEKAEMFGLQAAIVDGWRSEKGMTGPSPAPTVS; this is translated from the coding sequence ATGTCGATCGACGTCAACAACGAGTCCGGAACCGAGGTCGACGAGCAGGCGATTCTCGACATCGCCCGCTACGCCCTCGCGCGGATGCGCATCCACCCGCTCTCCGAACTCTCGGTGATCGTCGTGGACGCCGACGCCATGGAGCAGCTGCACATCCAGTGGATGGACCTCCCAGGTCCGACTGATGTCATGTCCTTCCCGATGGACGAACTGCGTCCGCCGGCCAAGGACGACGAGGAGCCCCCGCAGGGGCTCCTCGGCGACATCGTGCTCTGCCCCGAGGTCGCCGAGCAGCAGGGCAAGGACGCGCCCACCGAGCACACCATGGACGAGGAGCTCCAGCTGCTCACCGTCCACGGGGTGCTGCACCTGCTCGGGTACGACCACGAGGAGCCCGACGAGAAGGCCGAGATGTTCGGCCTCCAGGCGGCGATCGTCGACGGCTGGCGGTCGGAGAAGGGCATGACCGGGCCTTCCCCCGCGCCGACCGTCTCATGA
- a CDS encoding histidine triad nucleotide-binding protein, which translates to MAGEPQTDCLFCKIVSGDIPATVVRESETTVAFRDINPQAPTHVLVIPKVHYADAASLAAAEPQIAADVLREAGQVAADEKVDESGYRIVFNTGAGAGQTVFHAHAHVLGGRGLNWPPG; encoded by the coding sequence ATGGCGGGAGAGCCGCAGACCGACTGCCTGTTCTGCAAGATCGTCTCGGGGGACATCCCGGCGACCGTCGTGCGGGAGAGCGAGACCACCGTCGCCTTCCGCGACATCAACCCGCAGGCGCCGACGCACGTCCTGGTGATCCCCAAGGTGCACTACGCGGACGCCGCGTCCCTCGCCGCCGCCGAACCGCAGATCGCTGCCGACGTCCTCCGCGAGGCCGGACAGGTCGCCGCGGACGAGAAGGTCGACGAGAGCGGGTACCGCATCGTCTTCAACACCGGCGCGGGCGCAGGACAGACCGTCTTCCACGCGCACGCCCATGTGCTGGGCGGTCGCGGGCTCAACTGGCCGCCCGGATAA
- a CDS encoding IclR family transcriptional regulator: MPETGGVREVKSAGRTVELLEVLAARGDRPARLRELAEELGVPRSSMYALLQTLIDRGWVRTDATGSLYGIGIRALLTGTSYLDTDPRVRAARPHLDEASTALGETVHLGRIDRDDVVYLATRESHEYVRTISRVGRRLPAHVGALGKALLAERDTLPQGDLERFTPNTHVDGASLAADLEQVRERGYSIDREEGVTGIVGFGFVLRYEVPAVDAISCSVPVARLTEAHEKEIVTVMREARARIEAAAVPLPGAPDWR, translated from the coding sequence ATGCCAGAGACCGGAGGCGTACGCGAGGTGAAGTCGGCGGGCCGCACCGTCGAACTGCTCGAAGTGCTGGCCGCACGCGGCGACCGCCCCGCCCGCCTGCGCGAACTCGCGGAGGAGCTGGGCGTACCGCGCAGCTCCATGTACGCCCTCCTCCAGACCCTGATCGACCGCGGCTGGGTGCGGACGGACGCGACGGGTTCGCTGTACGGCATCGGCATCCGCGCCCTCCTCACGGGCACGAGCTACCTGGACACGGACCCCCGGGTGCGCGCCGCCCGCCCCCACCTGGACGAGGCGTCGACGGCGCTGGGCGAGACGGTGCACCTGGGCCGGATAGACCGGGACGACGTGGTGTACCTGGCGACGCGGGAGTCGCACGAATACGTCCGCACGATCAGCAGGGTGGGCCGACGGCTCCCGGCGCATGTGGGCGCGCTGGGGAAGGCGTTGCTGGCGGAACGGGACACGCTCCCCCAGGGCGACCTGGAGCGCTTCACCCCGAACACGCACGTGGACGGGGCGTCACTGGCGGCGGACCTTGAGCAGGTCCGCGAGCGCGGCTACTCGATCGACCGCGAGGAGGGCGTGACGGGGATCGTCGGCTTCGGTTTCGTACTGCGGTACGAGGTGCCGGCGGTGGACGCGATCAGCTGCTCGGTGCCGGTGGCACGGCTGACGGAAGCGCACGAGAAGGAGATCGTGACGGTGATGCGGGAGGCGCGGGCGCGGATCGAGGCGGCGGCGGTGCCGTTGCCGGGGGCCCCGGACTGGCGCTGA
- a CDS encoding carbohydrate kinase family protein, with protein sequence MTTDDDRKHQNTLDPLGALRAPEDPACDVYLTGTVFLDIIFTGLDSAPVRGTESWARGMGSSPGGVANMATALARLGLRTSLSAAFGDDHYGEYCWDALEQGEHIDLSRSRTVPGWHSPVTVSMAYEGERTMVSHGHEAPVPEGSVPSCPPLARAAIASLGPGKREDWVAHAAGHGTRVFADVGWDETGRWDLAALEDLGHCEAFLPNAEEAMRYTRTDCPRAAAHALAEKVPLAVVTLGADGAYAVDGSTGESAEVPAIAVEAMDPTGAGDVFVAGFVTGTLAGWPLADRLAFAGLTAALSVQEFGGSLSAPGWVEVAAWWQHVNAYDDQDPAALRRYAFLEELLPAASRPWPLRRAVPTIGFKAS encoded by the coding sequence GTGACGACCGACGACGACCGCAAACACCAGAACACCCTCGACCCCCTGGGCGCCCTGCGCGCCCCCGAGGATCCGGCCTGCGACGTCTATCTCACCGGCACCGTGTTCCTCGACATCATCTTCACCGGGCTCGACTCCGCCCCCGTCCGCGGCACCGAATCCTGGGCGCGCGGCATGGGATCGAGCCCGGGCGGGGTGGCCAACATGGCGACCGCGCTGGCCCGCCTCGGGCTGCGGACGTCCCTCTCCGCCGCCTTCGGCGACGACCACTACGGGGAGTACTGCTGGGACGCCCTGGAGCAGGGCGAGCACATCGACCTGAGCAGATCGCGCACCGTCCCCGGCTGGCACTCCCCGGTCACGGTCTCCATGGCGTACGAGGGCGAGCGCACGATGGTGTCGCACGGCCACGAGGCCCCCGTCCCCGAAGGGTCCGTCCCCAGCTGCCCGCCGCTCGCCCGCGCCGCGATCGCCTCGCTCGGGCCCGGGAAGCGCGAGGACTGGGTGGCGCACGCGGCCGGGCACGGGACCCGGGTCTTCGCCGACGTCGGCTGGGACGAGACCGGGCGCTGGGACCTGGCCGCGCTCGAAGACCTCGGCCACTGCGAGGCGTTCCTGCCCAACGCCGAGGAGGCGATGCGCTACACGCGCACCGACTGCCCGCGCGCCGCCGCCCACGCCCTGGCCGAGAAGGTGCCCCTCGCCGTGGTGACGCTGGGCGCGGACGGTGCGTACGCCGTGGACGGATCCACGGGGGAGAGCGCCGAGGTCCCCGCCATCGCCGTCGAGGCCATGGACCCCACGGGCGCCGGCGACGTCTTCGTCGCGGGCTTTGTCACCGGCACCCTCGCGGGCTGGCCGCTCGCCGACCGCCTCGCGTTCGCCGGGCTCACCGCGGCCCTCTCCGTGCAGGAGTTCGGCGGGTCGCTGTCCGCGCCCGGCTGGGTCGAAGTGGCCGCCTGGTGGCAGCACGTGAACGCGTACGACGACCAGGACCCGGCGGCGCTGCGGCGCTACGCCTTCCTGGAGGAGCTGCTGCCCGCCGCCTCCCGGCCGTGGCCGCTGCGCCGGGCGGTACCGACTATTGGTTTCAAGGCCTCCTGA
- a CDS encoding ribonuclease Z, with amino-acid sequence MSARELVVLGTASQVPTRHRNHNGYFLRWDSEGFLFDPGEGTQRQMLHAGVAAHDIDRLCVTHFHGDHSLGVAGVIQRINLDQVPHPVTAHYPASGRHFFERLRYSTAYRESVAIAEVPVDGDGAVLAETSSYRLEARRLSHPVESYGYRIVEPDGRRMLVEKLAEAGIKGPDVGVLQREGAVGDVTLEQVSEVRRGQRFAFVMDTRMCDGVLALAEGCDLLVIESTFLDADVRLAEDHGHLTAGQAAAVARDAGVRHLVLTHFSQRYSDPEEFEREARAAGYEGELTVARDLDRIPLPKRL; translated from the coding sequence TTGTCCGCACGAGAGCTGGTCGTGCTCGGGACCGCGAGCCAGGTCCCGACCCGCCACCGCAACCACAACGGGTACTTCCTGCGCTGGGACAGCGAGGGCTTCCTCTTCGATCCCGGCGAGGGCACCCAGCGGCAGATGCTGCACGCGGGCGTCGCCGCGCACGACATCGACCGGCTCTGCGTCACGCACTTCCACGGCGACCACTCGCTGGGGGTCGCGGGCGTGATCCAGCGGATCAACCTCGATCAGGTTCCGCATCCGGTCACCGCGCACTACCCGGCGAGCGGCCGCCACTTCTTCGAGCGGCTGCGGTACTCGACGGCCTACCGCGAGTCCGTCGCCATCGCGGAGGTCCCCGTGGACGGCGACGGCGCGGTGCTGGCGGAGACCTCCTCGTACCGGCTCGAAGCGCGGCGGCTCTCGCATCCCGTCGAGTCGTACGGCTACCGGATCGTCGAGCCCGACGGGCGGCGCATGCTCGTCGAGAAGCTCGCCGAGGCCGGGATCAAGGGTCCGGACGTCGGGGTGCTGCAGCGCGAGGGCGCGGTCGGTGACGTGACGCTGGAGCAGGTCAGCGAGGTGCGGCGCGGGCAGCGGTTCGCCTTCGTGATGGATACGCGGATGTGTGACGGGGTGCTGGCACTGGCTGAGGGGTGCGATCTCCTCGTCATCGAGTCGACGTTCCTCGACGCGGACGTGCGGCTGGCCGAGGACCACGGTCACCTCACCGCCGGGCAGGCGGCGGCGGTGGCCAGGGACGCGGGTGTGCGGCATCTCGTACTGACGCACTTCTCGCAGCGCTACTCCGACCCGGAGGAGTTCGAGCGGGAGGCCAGGGCGGCCGGGTACGAGGGCGAGCTGACCGTCGCCCGCGACCTCGACAGGATTCCGCTTCCCAAGCGCCTCTGA